Proteins co-encoded in one Halodesulfovibrio sp. MK-HDV genomic window:
- a CDS encoding PilZ domain-containing protein has protein sequence MSNLEFTMPTGNERRRAFRAKAYGIAVTFEEQNVTCDILDVSVTGFAIKNELVSIKEGAEYSVSILVAGKAYLSDLTCRVVRILDNGIIGCDFRTLDRRQEARLDRLVLELQKRMIAKKREQSAAE, from the coding sequence ATGAGTAATCTCGAATTTACTATGCCAACGGGTAATGAGCGTCGTAGAGCTTTTAGAGCAAAGGCTTACGGTATTGCGGTTACCTTTGAAGAGCAAAATGTGACTTGCGATATTCTGGACGTCAGTGTAACAGGGTTCGCGATAAAAAATGAGTTAGTATCCATAAAAGAGGGCGCTGAATACTCTGTTTCTATTCTTGTTGCGGGAAAGGCTTACCTTTCCGATCTCACTTGCAGAGTGGTCAGAATACTCGATAATGGAATAATTGGCTGCGATTTCCGCACTCTTGATCGCAGGCAGGAAGCACGGCTCGATAGGCTTGTGCTTGAGCTGCAAAAGCGGATGATCGCTAAGAAAAGAGAACAATCTGCAGCTGAATAG